Below is a genomic region from Ictalurus punctatus breed USDA103 chromosome 12, Coco_2.0, whole genome shotgun sequence.
AGAGGACATCCCTCTGAGCTCAAGTCCCACTGAGGACATCGCCGAGCATTCCAGTCCCACTGAGGACGTCACCCCGAGCTCCAGCCCTGTGGTGGACGTCGCCCAATGCCCCAGCCCTGCTGGGGGCAGTGCTCCACCTGTCTGCTGCCTGGCGGAAGCTGCCCTGTTTCCTGAAACATCAAAGGACAGCTTACACGGGGCCCAGGAACCGCCATTGGAGGGGAGTTCTCTTTGGCGCCCCGGGAAGAgcgcctttggaggggggttctgtcacgatctcgccggcagatggcgatGCAGCAATGTTGTGCACGATCAGCTGGATAGCGcgtgcacgtgcttgaagtgcACATGGACGctaagactttgtttacaatggacatgtgcacttgttttggttcCTGTTCTGTCCTCGCCTGATTCAGTTAttggtggaggtgtgagggtgtgttgtgaagtgttgccagctgtcagcaattaagaTAATGGTGACtgtttatttaaacccctcgcatTCCTGCACATGTCACATGGTATTAGAGAGGAGACTAACTGAGAAAAGACGGAATGAATAATGGTGCCAGCcgtgtaaataaagactttactcctgtgcttacttcctgtccaagtcTCGTTTCGTAACATGTGCAAGGTCACTTATTGTCACCACAATTAAACTACATTTACAGTTAAGTCTTTTATATACTGTGTCCTccactattattggcacccttggtaaatatgaacaaagaaggctgtgaaaaacacacattgtctttattgttgcaCTGTTTggtattttgtaaaaaaaaaaatcacaaaaatactctgctctcatatacatcaaacaattgcaaacacaacataggtttatccaaaaatatatatctttgttaaatataggtgtgcaacaattattggcacccttttagtcaatactttgtgctagctccctgtGCTAAGACAAcaactctgagtcttctcctataatgcctgatgaggttggagaatacatgacaagggatctgagaccattcctccatacagaatctctccagatccttcacattttgaagtccacgctggtggactctcctcttcagttcaccccacaggttttctatggggttcaggtcaggggactgggatggtcatgccaggaccttgattttgtggtcagtaaaccatttttgttttgattttgatgtgttttggatcattgtcctgctggaagatccaaccatggcccatttgaagctttctggcagaggcagtcaggttttcatttaatatcttttgatgtttgatagtccatgatgccatgtatcctaacaaaatgtccaggtcctctggcagaaaaacagccccaaaacattaaagatccaccaccatatttaagcgggggcatgaggtacttttccatatgcctacctctctgtgtgcaccaaaaccacctctgatgtttattaccaaaaagctctttttttgtttcatctgaccatagaacccgatcccatttgaagttcctgtagtgtctggcaaactaaagatgctcgagtttgtttttggatgagagtagaagcttttttcttgaaacctttccaaacaacttgtggtgatgtaggtgactttggattgtagttttggagactgtCTGACCCCAAGACCCCAagaactaacttctgcaattctccagctgtgatccttggagattttttggcaaCTCAAATCATCCTTGTCACAGTGCGTTGAgtcaatatagacacacgtccaattccaggttgcttcataacatttccagttgactggaacttcttaattattgccctgatggtggaaatgggcattttcattgcttgtgttattttcttatagacacttcccattttgtgaagctcaacaaagCTATGTTTCTTGGTCTTAccccattgttatgaataactaagggaatttggcttatgtgttacctcattttTATAGCCCTGAGAAACAGGAAGATGTGGTTGaaaaatttcctgttcctagtcacccagatgtgaaaatttaaaaaaaaaaatatcaagggGAATATacttacaaatatattttcctcctttgaattcataggggtgccaataattgttgcacgcctgtaaacctgtgttgtgtttgcaattgtttgatatcaatgagagcagataatttttgtgaattttttaaataaaaaaatcaaatgttaaacaataaagaccatttttcacagcattctttgttatattattagctataatatttaattcattaatagtTATAATATTAGTGGAAGGTACATTCCCCCCTTCCAGAATGAACACCTTCAGTTATATTCAACAGCTGTGTAAAGTGAAACAGCAAGTTTAGTATAAAGCACTTCTTTAATAACCAGCCACAAACAGTCCTGCAAATAGCACAAACACACTTCTGTAGTATGCCATAAACAGAGGTAACAGTCACTTCAATACATAACAAAGTCCTGTAAATGGCAAAACCCTCCCAGTCCAACTTGTGCTTGGTTCCGACCCAGCTGGCCCCCCACATGAACACTGTCTTTCGGGTGAATTACTCAGTTAATTCAGGGAAGAAATGCACTCCCCTCCACCAGACGCCTTTGACTCCAATGAAGGGGAATTCAGCAGGGAGCCAGGTATGTCTACATTGTCTGGTTATGCGACCTGAGAAAAATAGGCAGTGTATAAGGCCACAGTCTATTTTAATGTACTACATTTATTCTCTCATCAGAGTCCAAAGGATTGCTAATCTAATAAATTAGTCCAGGTTCCCCACACGGATCCATGACTTGTAGAATTTCATAAGGCCCCTTCCAATGGGGTGCCAGCTTGCTGTGGATTTCTACCGGGTTGTTGAGCCACACCATGGCACCTATGTCATAGGGCTAGTGATGCTGTCCTTCATCAGTGCCGCTCTCTCTGTGATGACTCATTCAATAATACAGGAGGCGCCACTGTGTAAGAGGTTGCTGCTGCCATGTTAACTGAAGCATGGTGAAGAGGCTGGATGTCAAAGTCATCCACTGAGTAAAACTCACCCAGGTGGATTTTTTGCAGTGAAATGTCCTGCACAGTAGGATTCGTAATCCGAGCCTTAGTCAGTCCATTGTGCACCTTGGTGGCAGTGTGAGAGACCACTAGACTGGAAGAATCAGACATGTTTGGCTCTAGATAACAAACAAAGTCAACTCAATAAATGAGCTGTGCTGATTAAACACACCTGAACTGGCACAACTGACTTGCTGAGGGGTGGTAGGTTCATAGTGGTGGCCAGAGATACACTGCAGCATGTTGGAACAAGGTTTTTGATAGTAAGCAGAGGGACAGAGATGGCCCACAATTTTAGCGTTGCATGGCTGATATCCAGTAAAGCCTGATTTCTCACCAAAACGTCCAATGGTTTCCCTGCATGGTTTCCTTTAATACATTAAACACATGCTGCCATGATGTGATTCCCAGCTGGAATGTTATTGTGATATTGTCCAATGTATCTAGCATATGTTCATTCATGGCACGGGCCACAACATAGTCCTTTTTCAATAGAAGTGCTGAAATTGACGTGAAAATCTGTATTAATAAGAGACACACTGGAACTTAACTAACATGGAGTCCACTAAGATTGGAACATCCACTCCTTCAATTAGTTCTCTCACATACGACACTACCAGTTCCTGGCCAGTGCCCGTGTCATCATTAATGCCTTCTGATATTGAATTATTGCCATTGGTGTTGTCAGTTTGAAGGCCCATGGGTAGTACAGCTGGTGTCTGGGATATCAGCTACAGACCATTTTCTGGCCCACTTTGTCTGTCTCCTCTGCTAGGAAAACTAAATCCATCCTTCTTCCTCTGCACTGTTCCATATGTGGGGGATGCGACTTGCAGGGGATTGAGCAGAGTATGATTCTTTACAATCACGAAATTCCATAAATGGCTTACGCTTATCACTGTGCTGAAACATTTTTTCTCTGGTGAACAGCCTCTGTGTCCCATCAAAGATCAGTAACTGGCATccatgccccccccccacacacacacacagtgttggtCACTTGATTGAGAGTGGCCACCACCCCACTCATTCATAGCTTTAAGCCTCATTCCAGCTTCCAGTTTGTGGTTCTCATCTCCTAAGCATCTCAGCTTCATTCTCATGTCCCTTATTTCTTCTGGCAAACTATCTACTGCTCTGTACAGTTCTCCACTGTCTCCCATCCACTGCCTTTACAGCTTCATTAGTGTAAGGAGCATTAACTGACATGTAATATTGCCTCTCTAGCTTTATCACCGACCCACAATTATCACAGCCTACTTCCAGTCTGTCACCCCCTGTTCATGGCACAGGATCCAAACCTGTCAGGaaacaatgatttttttaaactctttgAACATTATCACCATATGAGGAAAAGCTTTGTCCATCATCTCTGAAGCATATGCCTCTAAACTTTCTCGCAGAGCACCAGGGCGAGTTGAGGGGCTGGTTTCTGCCCAAAAGCCTCTCTGAATCTTTCTTTCACAGCCAGTCTGAACAGTAGCAGGAAGGCTGTCCCACAGCAGAAATGctgcattatttaaatgtgttggTAAAATCCTCACAAGTTCATCATATAAGCAGTAGCACCATCCCCTCCATGAGTGCCCCATGAAAGCTCTGCTTCTCATCACAGAGAATGGTAGCGGTAGCTCAATACTTTTGACATGGTCCCATCTCAAATAGAAGTCATCCTCATCTTTATGTCACATCATGGCCTCAAAGAGCTGAACTGAACACGTAATAAACATTAGGTAGTTATTATTAACTATGTAATAACATTTGACACTAGGCTACCTAGTTAAACATCCACTGTAACACTGTTCAACGCCAATAACAGTGAACCAAAACATTGGTGCCATCAATGTAAGTGTGCGTTCGGAGTGGGCTCACCTACACGTTTACAAGTAAGGAAATAACAAATAATACTCAtactacacagacacacacacacacacacacacacacacacacacacacacacacacacacacacacacacacgtcactgaGTGTCACCAAAATTAAACTACATTCACAAATAAGTCTTTTACATTCATAAGGAAAATGTGTGCATGTTGATCAACAAGTACAAACAAGagtaaaacaaatcaaatgcaaAAACAATGCAGATACAACATAATAccgttaataaaaaaaaggatatctaataaaaaaaatttctgtttTACCAGATATacaccactgagccaccacagcCTATACTACAAATAACATAATACTGCATTCTGAGTATGTGCAGGATGTCTGCTGTGATATGAATCTTATCCATGATATAAATACAAGCCCTTTtttatgcgtttttttttttttttttaattctgaagGGGTTCACTTATATATGCATAGGTTCATCTAGGTTAGTTTTTTCACTGCTGTTGCAAAGACCTGATTGATGGTAggcttttatattttaatcaGTAATTTATCATGAAAGGTAGACAAATGAAATAGCCatctaataaataaactgaaatgttGAAATGTATGATATATTTACAGGAAAAGATGACAGCATCTGGAGAAGACAGATTAAActatggagaaaagaaaaagcttgAAAAGGCAAAACCAGAGGAACTGTTTTTTAGACTTAATCTTAAGAAAAGGCACgaacaaaaaatgaaaacttcAGAAGTTCTGCAAATAACTTCACATTCATTCCACTGGAAGGAGTCTTGTACAGAGAAAGACTTAGTGGAAACCTTTCTACAAAGGCTGTTAATGATGGACTACAGTGTAAGATACATTACTACTGAAGAACCCGTCACTTATTTCTCTCACACTTACCGTACAGGAAAGAATGAAGGTGTTGATATGATTGCTGAAATGTTCTCCAAAAAGGcagaatcatttagaacggaaaGTCATAAATCTCAAGTTCACCCCATGGATGTCCAGATGGCAGTGTTTCACTGCTCAGATCATTTCCTAAAGCAGCTAATAATGAATAAACTAGCTCAGTGTCAGTACGCTCTGCCTCTGCTGGTGCCCAATCCCTTCACCAGAGAGATCGAGTTTCCTCTGTGGACCTTTCGCCAAATCAAAAAGAGCTGGAAGTCCACTGACTCCTCTGGTAATGTAATCAGTAAAACCCAGGCTGTTTATGAAGCTGAAACTCCAATGGTGGCTTTCTTCAGGTTCGGCTCTGCATCTTCATCCAAATCTCAGCTGATGAACAGCTTGATCAATGAGAAACATCACACATTCTTCCACAGACACTGTCCAGGCAACAGCAAGAACCGGTTACTGCTGGATGGAGTGGTGGAGATCACTTGGTACTGCCCATCTGGGAAGGAAACTGATTATTTCTCTGACTGTGTTGCATTCTGTAATCTCCATGGTGATGCAGGAACTTATGAAGAGCAACTGGAAATCCTGACTGAAATGTCCTCAGTGAATGTTGTACTTTTATCTAATAAAGATAAAATCACAAATAAGGAAATGCTAGAAAAGCTCTTAAAAGATACCAAACCACTGATTTGTCTACTTTCTGAGGATGAATCCTGtgtaactagaaccagaaatgGAAAATACAGAATTGGCCTCAAAGACAGAAATCAGTCAGATATAGCCAAGAACCTCAGAACGACTATCAAAGAGTGTCTTTCAAAGTCATCTTCAAATTTCAAACTTGAAGATTTGTACAAAACTGAAGTGATTACAAAAGATGAAGACGACCCTGAATGCAAGAGAGGGAAAGTAGCTGCTGAGATGATCATGAGTCAGTTGGTGGGAAATGAAGTGTccaaattaaaggaaaagcaTCTGCCCTGTCAGGGGAAGTTATGGCATGACTGGTGTGAGATGAACAAAGACCTGCATCGACTTCAAGGTAACAGCTTAGAAAAGCAAAAGAgtgagaaacaaagagaaatgaAGCAAATCCGTGAAGAGCAGCATAAACACAGACTCTCTAGTCTTATGGAACAATTCATTTCCTCACTGAATTGTCtaggaaaaaatgaaaaattattctttttaaaatgggTTGGGATTCTCCTGGACAAACGCACCTCAAATGATCTTTCAGATCTTCAtcacaaatacaataaaaagtGGACAACAGTGTTACACCTTAAGAAGAAACATGATAAATCAGATCAAATGAAGCAGGGGCAAAAAGAACTTGAGGAGCTTTCAGAAAATCTGAATGCAGCAACCTTTGGGTTGGAACACATCTTCAGAGAGATGAGTCAGATACATGAGTCTTTCATTTCTGTACAAACATCCAAGAAAGGATCTAAAGAAGATAACACGTCCTCTCTTCCCAAACTTGCAGCAGAACTCATGAAATCTGGTCATCCACTGGAGCTGATGGATGGAGATGCTGCTCATGTTCCTCTGACCTGGGTTTCAGCAGTTCTAGATGAACTTGTGAAGATACTGGGAGACCAGAGAGTGTTTGTGCTGTCAGTTCTGGGGATTCAGAGCTCTGGGAAATCCACCATGCTGAATGCCATGTTTGGTCTCCAGTTTGCTGTCAGTGCTGGAAGGTGCACCAGAGGAGCCTTCATGCAGCTGGTCAGAGTGTCAGAGGAGATGAAGAACAGGCTGAAGTTTGACTACATTCTTATTGTAGATACTGAAGGACTTCGAGCACTTGAGCTCGCAGGAAAATCCACTCGAAATCATGATAATGAACTCGCCACATTTGTTGTTGGTCTTGGAAATCTGACCTTGATCAACATCTTTGGAGAGAACCCTGCTGAGATGCAGGACATCCTTCAGATTGTTGTTCAGGCCTTCCTGAGGATGAAGAAGGCCAGACTGAATCCCAGCTGTTTGTTTGTCCATCAGAatgtcagtgacatcacagcTGGAGAGAAAAACATGGAGGGAAGGAGACGTTTACAGGAAAAACTGGATGAAATGACAAAATTAGCTGCAAAAGAAGAAGACAGTGAAGCTGAGTGTTTCAGTGATGTGATTAAATTCAGTGTACAAGATGATGTGTATTATTTTGCACAGCTCTGGGAGGGCAGCCCACCAATGGCACCACCAAACCCATGctacagcagaaatgttcagaatCTAAAGAATGCCATTTTCAATAAAGCTACCAACTCTCCAGGTTTGACTCTCTCACAGTTTAAATCACACATTAGTGATCTCTGGAATGCATTACTCAACGAGAACTTTGTGTTTAGCTTCAAAAACACACTGGAGATATCAGTGTACAGAAAACTGGAGAATGAGTTTGGAAAATGGACCTGGACCCTCAGAAGTGCCATGTTAGATACTGAACAAAAACTTCACAACagaattgaaaatgaaaaactgaaaaaaattgaAGATAAAGATCTTTATTCTTTCATGGAAAAGACCAAAGAGGAAGTGGACCAATCAATGAAGCGTTACTTTGAAGaggacaaagacaaagaaatttTAATTCAGTGGAGagtgaaatgtgaaatgaaaaTCACACAGCTTTATGAAGACCTTGTCaaagacacaaaacaaaatgtgaatGAAGTTATACATCAGCTACAGGCACGGGAGACTTTTGAACATAAAAGGACACAGTACAATGAAAAACTGTTCAATCTGAGCAAAGACCTCGCTCTGAAACTCAAAACCACAACAACTAATGAACAAGTTCTTAAAGATGAATTTGACAAAGTGTGGGACAAATGCGTCACTGAACTGACAGAAGACATACCTCCAGAGAGAACGTTTGATTTTTGGGAGGATGCTATAAAGATTCTGTCTGTGGGAAATGAACACGCTTCTGTGTGTGAGCGGAAATCTCAACAAGactacagacagatagacagactggGAGATTATTCACATTACATTTCAAAACTCAGAAGACAGAAGGTTCTTAATTACATTCCTTTCATCAATAAACCTTCTTCTGAGGACAATGATTTAGTAAGAACTCTGGCCATAAATGTGATCAGAGAAACCGAGGGCTTAATCAGTGAGATCTGTAACAAAATCAGAAGACTCGGGTACAAAGACAGCTACATACAAGAAATAACAGACCAGGTCAGGAAGAGAGTTGAGGATCATTACAGTGGAAACCAGAGAATTAAGCTCAAAAAGGAGTTCACTCTGGATCTCTGTCTtcatgtgtgtgcacatgctAATCACAGATATACTGAACAACATAAACAATTCAGGGATGCAAATGATCCAAGAGTTTATCTTTCCAAGCAGAAACCACAATATTACAGTGTCTTTACAAACTACTTCagaggaacaacaacaacaaaagtgttTGGTGAACTGATCTGCAGTAGCCTGAGAGAATCCATCCTGCAAGCGGTTTACAATAAAACTGCTATTGATTTGGCAGGTCAGATGAAATCAGACATGCCAGAGTTTAACGGTAACAGATCAAACCTTGAGAAACACATCCTGAAATGTCTGGCAGAGGAGGAGGACTTTGAGAAGTACAAAGTGTACATTCATCATCCCCAACAGCACTTCAAACACTTCATTACAGAGGAGGTTAATAAGTACATTACTGAAAATAACACCAGAGTTCTGAACCTTTTTAAAGGAAATCTAAAAGACAAAGAGCAGAGAGTAATAAATGCTGTTCACAGTGCAGCTGAAGAGGTGAAGACCAGGCGTGGTGATGCAGACATGTGGCTGAGAAGTTTTACCAGTTCACTACAAGATGAACTGAGCTTAAAAGAAATAACCTTCACTGATCACAAAGAAATTACAGACTGTGATTTTCTACAGCAGGCTGTTAGTGAAGGTCTCACTGAAATGATGTCAGAGCTCGAGAAAAGTTTTAAACATGTAAAAGACATCGAAATGGAGAGGTTCAGGAAGAAACCAGATGAGATTCTGATTGAACACCTCTGTCGATGCTGCTGGGAACAGTGTCCATTCTGTAAAGC
It encodes:
- the LOC108272487 gene encoding interferon-induced very large GTPase 1-like yields the protein MTASGEDRLNYGEKKKLEKAKPEELFFRLNLKKRHEQKMKTSEVLQITSHSFHWKESCTEKDLVETFLQRLLMMDYSVRYITTEEPVTYFSHTYRTGKNEGVDMIAEMFSKKAESFRTESHKSQVHPMDVQMAVFHCSDHFLKQLIMNKLAQCQYALPLLVPNPFTREIEFPLWTFRQIKKSWKSTDSSGNVISKTQAVYEAETPMVAFFRFGSASSSKSQLMNSLINEKHHTFFHRHCPGNSKNRLLLDGVVEITWYCPSGKETDYFSDCVAFCNLHGDAGTYEEQLEILTEMSSVNVVLLSNKDKITNKEMLEKLLKDTKPLICLLSEDESCVTRTRNGKYRIGLKDRNQSDIAKNLRTTIKECLSKSSSNFKLEDLYKTEVITKDEDDPECKRGKVAAEMIMSQLVGNEVSKLKEKHLPCQGKLWHDWCEMNKDLHRLQGNSLEKQKSEKQREMKQIREEQHKHRLSSLMEQFISSLNCLGKNEKLFFLKWVGILLDKRTSNDLSDLHHKYNKKWTTVLHLKKKHDKSDQMKQGQKELEELSENLNAATFGLEHIFREMSQIHESFISVQTSKKGSKEDNTSSLPKLAAELMKSGHPLELMDGDAAHVPLTWVSAVLDELVKILGDQRVFVLSVLGIQSSGKSTMLNAMFGLQFAVSAGRCTRGAFMQLVRVSEEMKNRLKFDYILIVDTEGLRALELAGKSTRNHDNELATFVVGLGNLTLINIFGENPAEMQDILQIVVQAFLRMKKARLNPSCLFVHQNVSDITAGEKNMEGRRRLQEKLDEMTKLAAKEEDSEAECFSDVIKFSVQDDVYYFAQLWEGSPPMAPPNPCYSRNVQNLKNAIFNKATNSPGLTLSQFKSHISDLWNALLNENFVFSFKNTLEISVYRKLENEFGKWTWTLRSAMLDTEQKLHNRIENEKLKKIEDKDLYSFMEKTKEEVDQSMKRYFEEDKDKEILIQWRVKCEMKITQLYEDLVKDTKQNVNEVIHQLQARETFEHKRTQYNEKLFNLSKDLALKLKTTTTNEQVLKDEFDKVWDKCVTELTEDIPPERTFDFWEDAIKILSVGNEHASVCERKSQQDYRQIDRLGDYSHYISKLRRQKVLNYIPFINKPSSEDNDLVRTLAINVIRETEGLISEICNKIRRLGYKDSYIQEITDQVRKRVEDHYSGNQRIKLKKEFTLDLCLHVCAHANHRYTEQHKQFRDANDPRVYLSKQKPQYYSVFTNYFRGTTTTKVFGELICSSLRESILQAVYNKTAIDLAGQMKSDMPEFNGNRSNLEKHILKCLAEEEDFEKYKVYIHHPQQHFKHFITEEVNKYITENNTRVLNLFKGNLKDKEQRVINAVHSAAEEVKTRRGDADMWLRSFTSSLQDELSLKEITFTDHKEITDCDFLQQAVSEGLTEMMSELEKSFKHVKDIEMERFRKKPDEILIEHLCRCCWEQCPFCKAICTHTMKDHDGDHSVPFHRIDGIDGWHFRGTTNLCSDFCTTLVQSNESFYPRHNPDESVPYKSYRTAGGVYESWSITPDNSQLAYWKWFVCRFQKDLEKHYKKIFQGEGEIPSEWREFTKEQAIESLDEYI